One genomic window of Elaeis guineensis isolate ETL-2024a chromosome 2, EG11, whole genome shotgun sequence includes the following:
- the LOC105047340 gene encoding notchless protein homolog isoform X2 has translation MAAMDEGREMNNNNTVMCLLTNPEGEPLGAPLYLPQNAGPPQLQEIVNKLLNNEEKLPYAFYISDQELVVQLGTYLQQKKVSVEKVIRIVYQPQAIFRIRPVNRCSATIAGHTEAVLSVAFSPDGYNLASGSGDTTVRLWDLNTQTPLFTCSGHKNWVLSIAWSPDGKHLVSGSKAGELLTWDPQTGKQSGGPLIGHKKWITGISWEPVHLQAPCRRFVSSSKDGDARIWDISLRKCLICLTGHTLAVTCVKWGGDGMIYTSSQDCTIKVWETSRGKLIRELKGHGHWVNSLALSTEYILRTGAFDHTGKTYSSPEGSDDFTMFLWEPAISKHPKARLTGHQQLVNHVYFSPDGQWLASASFDKSVKLWNGITGKFVTSFRGHVGPVYQISWSADSRLLLSGSKDSTLKVWDIRTHKLKQDLPGHADEVFAVDWSPDGEKVASGGKDRVLKLWMN, from the exons ATGGCGGCGATGGATGAAGGGAGGGAGATGAATAACAATAACACTGTGATGTGTCTGCTGACAAATCCTGAAGGAGAGCCACTTGGTGCTCCACTCTATCTCCCGCAAAATGCTGGTCCACCTCAGCTCCAGGAAATCGTCAACAAGCTTCTTAACAAT GAGGAGAAGTTGCCTTATGCATTTTACATATCAGACCAGGAGCTTGTCGTTCAGCTAGGGACTTACTTGCAGCAGAAAAAAG TTTCGGTGGAGAAGGTTATACGCATAGTCTACCAACCACAAGCGATTTTTCGAATCCGTCCAGTCAACCGTTGCTCTGCAACAATTGCTG GTCATACAGAAGCTGTGCTATCTGTTGCCTTCAGCCCTGATGGATATAATTTGGCCAGTGGTTCTGGTGACACCACTGTACGGTTATGGGACCTCAATACACAGACTCCACTCTTCACATGCTCAG GCCATAAAAATTGGGTGCTCTCTATTGCATGGTCACCAGATGGTAAACATCTTGTGAGTGGTAGCAAGGCTGGAGAACTTTTAACATGGGACCCACAAACTGGGAAGCAGTCTGGTGGTCCACTTATT GGCCACAAGAAGTGGATTACTGGTATATCTTGGGAGCCTGTACACCTGCAAGCTCCTTGTCGCCGTTTTGTGAGTTCCAGTAAGGATGGGGATGCACGTATTTGGGATATTTCTTTGAGGAAATGTCTTATTTGCCTTACTGGTCATACTTTGGCAGTGACGTGTGTAAAATGGGGTGGTGACGGGATGATATACACAAG CTCTCAGGATTGCACAATCAAAGTTTGGGAAACTTCTCGGGGAAAGTTGATCCGTGAATTGAAG GGGCATGGGCATTGGGTAAATTCCCTTGCTTTGAGCACTGAATATATTCTCCGGACTGGGGCGTTTGATCATACGGGAAAAACATATTCTTCACCAGAGG GTTCTGATGATTTCACAATGTTTCTTTGGGAACCTGCAATCAGTAAGCATCCAAAAGCTCGCCTGACTGGTCATCAACAG CTTGTAAACCATGTATACTTCTCTCCAGATGGGCAGTGGTTGGCTAGTGCATCGTTTGACAAATCTGTCAAGTTGTGGAATGGTATTACAGGGAAGTTTGTCACATCCTTTCGAGGGCATGTTGGGCCTGTATACCAGATCAg CTGGTCGGCTGACAGTAGGCTTCTGCTAAGTGGAAGCAAGGATTCCACGCTAAAG GTGTGGGATATCAGAACACACAAACTGAAGCAAGACCTTCCAGGCCATGCGGATGAG GTTTTTGCTGTGGATTGGAGTCCTGACGGTGAAAAGGTAGCATCTGGTGGAAAGGATAGGGTGCTCAAGCTGTGGATGAATTAG
- the LOC105047340 gene encoding notchless protein homolog isoform X1 gives MAAMDEGREMNNNNTVMCLLTNPEGEPLGAPLYLPQNAGPPQLQEIVNKLLNNEEKLPYAFYISDQELVVQLGTYLQQKKVSVEKVIRIVYQPQAIFRIRPVNRCSATIAGHTEAVLSVAFSPDGYNLASGSGDTTVRLWDLNTQTPLFTCSGHKNWVLSIAWSPDGKHLVSGSKAGELLTWDPQTGKQSGGPLIGHKKWITGISWEPVHLQAPCRRFVSSSKDGDARIWDISLRKCLICLTGHTLAVTCVKWGGDGMIYTSSQDCTIKVWETSRGKLIRELKGHGHWVNSLALSTEYILRTGAFDHTGKTYSSPEGMKEAALARYNKMKGNAPERLVSGSDDFTMFLWEPAISKHPKARLTGHQQLVNHVYFSPDGQWLASASFDKSVKLWNGITGKFVTSFRGHVGPVYQISWSADSRLLLSGSKDSTLKVWDIRTHKLKQDLPGHADEVFAVDWSPDGEKVASGGKDRVLKLWMN, from the exons ATGGCGGCGATGGATGAAGGGAGGGAGATGAATAACAATAACACTGTGATGTGTCTGCTGACAAATCCTGAAGGAGAGCCACTTGGTGCTCCACTCTATCTCCCGCAAAATGCTGGTCCACCTCAGCTCCAGGAAATCGTCAACAAGCTTCTTAACAAT GAGGAGAAGTTGCCTTATGCATTTTACATATCAGACCAGGAGCTTGTCGTTCAGCTAGGGACTTACTTGCAGCAGAAAAAAG TTTCGGTGGAGAAGGTTATACGCATAGTCTACCAACCACAAGCGATTTTTCGAATCCGTCCAGTCAACCGTTGCTCTGCAACAATTGCTG GTCATACAGAAGCTGTGCTATCTGTTGCCTTCAGCCCTGATGGATATAATTTGGCCAGTGGTTCTGGTGACACCACTGTACGGTTATGGGACCTCAATACACAGACTCCACTCTTCACATGCTCAG GCCATAAAAATTGGGTGCTCTCTATTGCATGGTCACCAGATGGTAAACATCTTGTGAGTGGTAGCAAGGCTGGAGAACTTTTAACATGGGACCCACAAACTGGGAAGCAGTCTGGTGGTCCACTTATT GGCCACAAGAAGTGGATTACTGGTATATCTTGGGAGCCTGTACACCTGCAAGCTCCTTGTCGCCGTTTTGTGAGTTCCAGTAAGGATGGGGATGCACGTATTTGGGATATTTCTTTGAGGAAATGTCTTATTTGCCTTACTGGTCATACTTTGGCAGTGACGTGTGTAAAATGGGGTGGTGACGGGATGATATACACAAG CTCTCAGGATTGCACAATCAAAGTTTGGGAAACTTCTCGGGGAAAGTTGATCCGTGAATTGAAG GGGCATGGGCATTGGGTAAATTCCCTTGCTTTGAGCACTGAATATATTCTCCGGACTGGGGCGTTTGATCATACGGGAAAAACATATTCTTCACCAGAGGGTATGAAGGAG GCAGCTCTTGCAAGATACAACAAAATGAAAGGTAATGCTCCTGAGAGATTGGTTTCAGGTTCTGATGATTTCACAATGTTTCTTTGGGAACCTGCAATCAGTAAGCATCCAAAAGCTCGCCTGACTGGTCATCAACAG CTTGTAAACCATGTATACTTCTCTCCAGATGGGCAGTGGTTGGCTAGTGCATCGTTTGACAAATCTGTCAAGTTGTGGAATGGTATTACAGGGAAGTTTGTCACATCCTTTCGAGGGCATGTTGGGCCTGTATACCAGATCAg CTGGTCGGCTGACAGTAGGCTTCTGCTAAGTGGAAGCAAGGATTCCACGCTAAAG GTGTGGGATATCAGAACACACAAACTGAAGCAAGACCTTCCAGGCCATGCGGATGAG GTTTTTGCTGTGGATTGGAGTCCTGACGGTGAAAAGGTAGCATCTGGTGGAAAGGATAGGGTGCTCAAGCTGTGGATGAATTAG